From one Deltaproteobacteria bacterium genomic stretch:
- a CDS encoding microcin C ABC transporter permease YejB translates to MIAYIIRRLLLIIPTLLGIMTINFIVIQAAPGGPVEQMIARIQGEDVRATERFAGSTRGETLKTESSLSSKSRYRGAQGLAPELIKEIEQLYGFDKPTHIRFFTMLVNYMKFDFGESFFRNQKVISLIISKMPVSISLGIWSTLLIYTISIPLGVRKAVKHGTHFDVWTSTAVIVGNAIPVFLFAIMLIVFFSGGSYFDWFPLRGLTSDNFDSLSLMGKIADYFWHLTLPITAMVIGGFATLTILTKNSFLDEIGKQYVITARAKGLTEKRVLYGHVFRNAMLIIIAGFPSAFISMFFTGSLLIEVIFSLDGLGLLGFESTINRDYPVMFATLYIFTLIGLLMKLISDITYTVVDPRIDFESRN, encoded by the coding sequence ATGATCGCCTATATTATTCGACGCCTTCTCCTTATCATTCCAACCCTGCTCGGGATCATGACCATCAATTTTATTGTTATTCAGGCCGCGCCGGGAGGGCCTGTCGAGCAGATGATTGCCAGGATTCAGGGCGAGGATGTCAGGGCCACCGAACGGTTTGCCGGAAGCACGCGGGGGGAAACGTTAAAGACTGAGTCTTCCTTGAGTTCAAAAAGCAGGTACAGGGGCGCCCAGGGTCTGGCGCCCGAACTTATCAAAGAGATAGAACAGCTTTACGGGTTTGACAAACCTACCCACATCCGGTTTTTCACGATGCTAGTGAATTACATGAAGTTTGACTTTGGGGAGAGTTTTTTCCGTAATCAAAAGGTTATCAGTCTCATAATTTCTAAAATGCCTGTATCCATTTCTTTGGGGATCTGGAGTACCCTCCTGATCTATACCATCTCTATTCCTTTAGGCGTCCGCAAAGCGGTCAAACACGGCACGCACTTCGACGTCTGGACCAGCACGGCCGTCATAGTGGGCAATGCCATCCCGGTTTTCCTTTTCGCGATCATGCTGATCGTCTTCTTTTCCGGGGGGAGTTATTTTGACTGGTTCCCCTTGCGCGGCCTGACCTCTGACAATTTCGATTCACTTTCACTCATGGGGAAGATTGCCGATTATTTCTGGCACCTGACTCTTCCCATTACCGCCATGGTCATAGGAGGCTTCGCCACCTTGACCATACTGACTAAGAATTCGTTTCTGGATGAGATCGGGAAGCAGTATGTTATCACCGCCAGAGCCAAAGGGCTGACCGAAAAGAGGGTCCTGTATGGACATGTGTTCCGGAACGCCATGTTGATCATCATCGCCGGTTTCCCCTCGGCGTTCATCAGCATGTTCTTTACTGGATCGCTCCTGATCGAAGTTATTTTTTCTTTGGACGGTCTGGGGTTACTGGGATTTGAGTCCACCATTAACCGCGATTATCCGGTGATGTTCGCTACCTTATATATATTCACCCTGATCGGGCTTCTGATGAAGCTAATCAGCGATATTACCTATACTGTTGTTGACCCGCGCATAGACTTTGAATCGAGAAATTAA
- a CDS encoding ABC transporter substrate-binding protein, with product MKARTRRLLVIFIFFLIFIPGHSQAAQDVTITHALAMSGTPRYPAGFTHFDYVNPHAPKGGSARLSAVGTFDSFNPFIAKGVSVSGNLLIYDSLTVASSDEPFTQYGLIAEKIEIPGDRSWVIYHINPQARFHDGKPITAHDVVFTFNVLMSKGSPLYKKYYADVEKVKALDKLRVKFHLGQKPNPELALILGQINVLPKHYWENRDFSKTTLDIPLGSGPYKISKFKPGHSVTYERVKDYWAKNHPVNKGRFNFNTITIDYYRDATVALHAFKSGEYDFRLENIAKNWATAYTGPAVDNGLIIKEEIKHEQNQGMQCFVFNTRRSFFKDRKVRQALAYAFDFEWSNKTFFYNQYRRSASFFSNSELASSGLPSPEELAILEPFRGRLPQEVFTKEYIPPKTEGSGDIRGNLRQAVRLLKEAGWVIKKKKLTNIQTGRILKFEILLISPSFERIVLPFRKNLSRLGIVTTSRVVDTSQYINRLNEFDFDMIVFSFGQSLSPGNEQRYFWHSSSADIPGSRNYIGLKNPVVDALVDLIIQAPSRKDLVNRTKALDRVLLWGHYVIPQWHLNYFRVAYWNKFSHPQKTPKYDLDFYSWWINPQKKKVSLR from the coding sequence ATGAAGGCTCGAACACGCCGCTTGTTGGTTATTTTCATTTTTTTTCTTATTTTTATCCCGGGGCACTCTCAGGCCGCGCAAGACGTGACCATAACTCACGCTCTGGCCATGAGCGGCACACCCAGGTATCCAGCCGGATTTACTCATTTTGATTATGTAAACCCTCACGCACCCAAAGGCGGATCAGCGAGGTTATCCGCCGTTGGAACTTTTGATAGCTTCAATCCCTTCATTGCCAAGGGCGTTTCCGTTTCAGGGAATCTTTTGATTTATGATTCACTTACTGTCGCCTCATCTGATGAGCCGTTCACACAATATGGTTTAATCGCAGAAAAGATCGAGATACCCGGGGATCGGTCCTGGGTGATCTATCATATTAATCCGCAAGCTCGATTTCACGATGGCAAACCAATAACCGCTCATGATGTTGTTTTCACATTTAATGTGCTTATGTCAAAGGGATCTCCTCTTTACAAGAAATACTACGCTGATGTCGAAAAGGTTAAGGCCTTAGACAAGCTTCGAGTAAAATTTCATCTCGGTCAAAAACCCAATCCTGAACTGGCGTTGATTCTCGGACAAATAAATGTCCTCCCCAAACATTACTGGGAAAATCGCGATTTCTCAAAAACCACGCTCGATATCCCTCTGGGCAGCGGGCCTTATAAGATTTCAAAATTTAAACCCGGACATTCCGTCACCTACGAGCGCGTGAAAGACTACTGGGCCAAAAACCATCCTGTGAACAAAGGCCGCTTTAACTTCAACACGATCACGATTGATTATTATCGCGACGCTACGGTGGCGCTGCACGCATTTAAATCCGGTGAATACGACTTCCGGCTTGAGAATATCGCCAAGAATTGGGCGACCGCATATACCGGCCCAGCGGTTGACAACGGACTCATTATCAAGGAGGAAATAAAGCACGAACAGAATCAAGGCATGCAGTGCTTTGTCTTTAACACTCGCCGGTCTTTCTTCAAGGACAGGAAGGTTCGTCAGGCCCTGGCCTATGCCTTTGACTTTGAATGGAGCAACAAGACCTTTTTTTATAATCAGTACAGGCGCAGCGCCAGCTTTTTTTCCAACTCCGAGTTGGCCTCAAGCGGGCTGCCGTCACCTGAGGAGCTAGCCATTCTTGAGCCGTTCAGGGGGCGGCTGCCTCAGGAGGTATTTACCAAAGAGTACATCCCGCCGAAGACTGAAGGCTCCGGGGACATCCGAGGCAATCTCCGGCAGGCCGTGAGATTGTTAAAAGAAGCTGGATGGGTCATAAAAAAGAAAAAGCTTACCAATATTCAGACTGGAAGAATCTTGAAATTTGAGATTCTCCTTATTTCCCCCTCGTTTGAACGTATTGTCTTGCCATTCAGAAAAAATCTATCCAGGCTCGGTATTGTAACAACCTCCCGGGTCGTGGACACATCCCAGTATATCAACCGGCTCAATGAGTTTGATTTCGACATGATCGTCTTTTCTTTTGGTCAATCTCTGTCCCCGGGCAACGAACAAAGGTATTTCTGGCATTCAAGTTCCGCCGACATCCCCGGGAGCAGGAATTATATCGGCCTGAAGAACCCGGTGGTTGATGCCTTGGTGGACCTGATAATCCAAGCTCCTAGCCGAAAGGACCTCGTTAACAGAACAAAGGCACTGGACCGCGTTCTGCTCTGGGGCCACTATGTTATTCCTCAATGGCACCTGAACTACTTCCGCGTGGCGTACTGGAACAAATTTTCACATCCCCAAAAGACGCCTAAATACGACCTGGATTTTTACAGCTGGTGGATAAATCCTCAGAAGAAAAAAGTTTCTTTGAGGTAA
- a CDS encoding ABC transporter permease: MNTQKRFQLNPINRRRWLNFKANRRGHFSLWIFLFLFIFCLFAEFIANDKPLIIYYDSKIFLPVFIEYPETVFGGEFETEADYRDPFVLDLIREKGWAVWPLIRYSYDTINYNLPVAAPAPPSAENWLGTDDQGRDIVARLIYGFRISILFGLCLALIGSIIGITVGATQGFYGGWIDILGQRFLEIWSGLPVLFLLIILSSFVEPNFWWLLGIMLLFSWMTLVDLVRAEFLRGRNLEYVRAARALGLGNAAIMAKHILPNAMIATMTFLPFILNGAIITLTSLDFLGFGLPAGSPSLGEILAQGKANLHAPWIGISAFVVLSIMLILLVFIGEAVRDAFDPRLYAEH; the protein is encoded by the coding sequence ATGAATACTCAAAAACGCTTTCAATTAAATCCGATCAACAGACGCCGCTGGCTAAACTTTAAGGCCAACCGCCGCGGCCACTTCTCGTTATGGATTTTTTTGTTTCTTTTTATTTTCTGCCTGTTTGCCGAGTTCATTGCCAACGATAAACCTCTGATTATCTATTATGACTCTAAGATTTTTTTACCTGTATTTATAGAATACCCGGAAACCGTTTTTGGCGGCGAATTTGAGACCGAGGCCGACTATCGTGATCCATTTGTTCTGGATCTTATCCGGGAAAAAGGCTGGGCCGTCTGGCCGCTTATCCGTTACAGTTATGACACCATAAATTATAATCTGCCCGTGGCCGCGCCGGCGCCGCCCTCGGCTGAAAACTGGCTGGGCACTGACGATCAGGGCCGGGACATCGTGGCCCGGCTGATATACGGTTTCAGGATTTCCATATTATTTGGCCTCTGCCTGGCCCTTATCGGCTCAATTATCGGAATTACAGTCGGCGCGACTCAAGGTTTCTATGGAGGATGGATAGATATCCTCGGTCAGCGTTTTCTTGAAATCTGGTCAGGCCTCCCGGTTCTTTTTCTGCTCATAATTCTTTCAAGTTTTGTAGAACCCAACTTCTGGTGGCTGCTGGGCATAATGCTGCTGTTTAGCTGGATGACTCTGGTGGACCTGGTGCGGGCTGAATTCTTGCGCGGCCGCAATCTGGAGTATGTTCGCGCTGCTCGCGCCTTGGGCCTGGGCAATGCGGCTATCATGGCCAAGCATATCCTGCCAAACGCCATGATCGCGACCATGACCTTTTTGCCTTTTATCCTCAACGGCGCCATCATCACCTTAACCTCTCTGGATTTTCTCGGTTTTGGTTTACCGGCCGGTTCGCCTTCGCTCGGTGAAATACTGGCGCAAGGCAAGGCGAACTTGCACGCTCCCTGGATCGGCATTTCGGCCTTTGTCGTCCTGTCAATCATGCTGATCCTCCTGGTGTTTATCGGGGAGGCGGTCCGCGACGCTTTTGACCCCAGGCTGTATGCGGAACACTAG